In Methanothermus fervidus DSM 2088, a single genomic region encodes these proteins:
- a CDS encoding conserved hypothetical protein (KEGG: mth:MTH1772 hypothetical protein~SPTR: O27800 Putative uncharacterized protein), protein MKKSRLRLFKITSLTISILGLILIIGTVMLFAYVGFNLFINKVGSEFEKKKLYDQVAKLENEYYGLKNEYESLKVNLVQDENLKKRCIDVELQLVRAKSAIDDVKSALESNKDISEIKDRLENAKSQVQIAKEKINQLKSSH, encoded by the coding sequence ATGAAAAAGTCACGTTTAAGGTTATTTAAAATTACTTCACTGACAATTTCAATTTTAGGACTAATATTAATAATTGGAACTGTCATGCTTTTTGCATATGTGGGTTTTAACCTTTTTATCAACAAAGTTGGTTCAGAATTTGAGAAAAAGAAATTATATGACCAAGTAGCAAAACTTGAAAATGAATATTATGGACTGAAAAATGAATATGAATCTTTAAAAGTAAATCTTGTTCAAGATGAAAATCTTAAAAAACGATGTATAGACGTTGAATTACAATTAGTAAGGGCAAAGTCTGCAATAGACGATGTTAAAAGTGCATTGGAATCAAACAAAGATATATCAGAAATTAAAGATAGGTTAGAAAATGCTAAATCACAAGTTCAAATTGCAAAAGAAAAAATAAATCAACTAAAGTCTTCACACTAA
- a CDS encoding 23S rRNA Um-2552 2'-O-methyltransferase (COGs: COG0293 23S rRNA methylase~InterPro IPR016448: IPR002877~KEGG: mth:MTH1773 cell division protein J~PFAM: ribosomal RNA methyltransferase RrmJ/FtsJ~SPTR: O27801 Ribosomal RNA large subunit methyltransferase E~PFAM: FtsJ-like methyltransferase~TIGRFAM: cell division protein FtsJ), producing the protein MGKRWWRQRKKDYYYRLAKKEKYYSRAAYKLIQLNKKFKLIRRGNVVLDLGAAPGGWSQVAIKLVGSKGKVVAVDIKKMKPLKYENFSFIQGDFTDPKIQKKIKEITEGGVDVIISDASPSLSGIKDLDHIRSIELCKSVINIAKNVLKRGGNLVVKVFQGPEFKNLLDELKNEFKYVKASKPPSSEKSSAEIYVVAKYFVGP; encoded by the coding sequence ATGGGTAAAAGATGGTGGAGACAAAGAAAAAAGGATTATTATTATAGACTTGCAAAGAAAGAGAAATATTATTCAAGAGCTGCATATAAACTTATTCAACTAAATAAAAAATTTAAATTAATACGTAGAGGTAACGTTGTTTTAGATCTTGGAGCAGCTCCTGGAGGTTGGTCTCAAGTAGCTATAAAATTAGTTGGAAGCAAAGGTAAAGTTGTAGCTGTAGATATTAAGAAGATGAAACCATTAAAATACGAAAATTTCAGTTTTATTCAGGGTGACTTTACAGATCCTAAAATACAAAAAAAGATAAAGGAAATTACTGAAGGAGGTGTAGATGTAATTATTTCTGATGCATCACCATCACTTTCAGGCATAAAAGATTTAGACCATATAAGATCTATAGAGTTGTGTAAGTCTGTGATAAATATTGCAAAAAATGTTTTAAAAAGAGGAGGAAATCTTGTAGTTAAGGTATTCCAGGGTCCTGAATTTAAAAATCTTTTAGATGAACTAAAAAATGAATTTAAGTATGTAAAAGCAAGTAAGCCTCCATCTTCAGAAAAATCCAGTGCAGAAATTTATGTTGTAGCAAAATATTTCGTTGGACCTTGA